One window of the Conexibacter sp. SYSU D00693 genome contains the following:
- the glgB gene encoding 1,4-alpha-glucan branching protein GlgB, with product MTDTDLLTRGELADPHALLGAHPDGNGGAVVRAWRPAAESVTVHVEGGEDAEAELVHPDGLFEAKVPKTRPPLRYELEVAYPDGGTFTMRDPYAFPPTVGELDLHLAGEGRHEELYCRLGAHVREVDGVVGTAFAVWAPNARSVSVVGDFNSWDGRLHPMRSLGSSGIWELFVPGVDDGALYRFEIRTQGGELRLKADPWARRAERPPQNASIVHRSKHEWTDDSWMEARKERRPHAEPLSVLEVHLGSWRRDPANPEDPLSYDDLAEQLADYATDLGFTHVELLPVMVHPFSGSWGYQVTGQFAPDARHGDPDGFKRFVDRMHRSDIGVLLDWVPAHFPKDDWALARFDGTKLYEHDDPRRGEHPDWGTLIYNLARNEVRNFLLASGLFWPREFHADGLRVDAVASMLYLDYSRQAGEWIPNVHGGREDLDSISFLRELNEVLHAREPGVISAAEESTAWPGVSRPTWTGGLGFGFKWNMGWMHDTLAYFERDPIHRRFHHGELTFSLHYAFSEEFILPLSHDECVHGKGSLLQKMPGDRWQQLANLRTLYAYQWAHPGKQLLFMGGEFAQEREWSHERSLDWHLLEDPGHRGVQSLVRDLNAVYREQPAMWQRDGDPDGFFWIEPNDAETSVLAFGRRAQEPGREVVVVMNLTPLPREGYRVGLPHGGRWREVLNTDAECYGGSGVGNFGGVEAEDLPWHHQPTSAAVTVPPLGAVFLVPER from the coding sequence ATGACCGACACCGACCTGCTGACCCGCGGGGAGCTGGCCGACCCGCACGCCCTGCTGGGCGCCCATCCCGACGGCAACGGCGGCGCGGTGGTCCGCGCCTGGCGCCCGGCGGCCGAGAGCGTGACCGTCCACGTGGAGGGCGGGGAGGACGCCGAGGCCGAGCTCGTCCACCCGGACGGGCTCTTCGAGGCCAAGGTCCCGAAGACCAGGCCGCCGCTGCGCTACGAGCTCGAGGTCGCCTACCCCGACGGCGGCACCTTCACGATGCGCGACCCCTACGCGTTCCCGCCGACGGTCGGCGAGCTCGACCTGCACCTGGCGGGGGAGGGGCGCCACGAGGAGCTCTACTGCCGGCTGGGCGCGCACGTGCGCGAGGTCGACGGCGTGGTGGGCACGGCGTTCGCGGTGTGGGCGCCCAACGCCCGCTCGGTGAGCGTCGTCGGCGACTTCAACTCGTGGGACGGCCGGCTGCACCCGATGCGCTCGCTGGGCTCGTCGGGCATCTGGGAGCTCTTCGTCCCGGGCGTCGACGACGGTGCGCTGTACCGCTTCGAGATCCGCACCCAGGGCGGCGAGCTGCGGCTCAAGGCCGACCCATGGGCGCGCCGCGCGGAGCGCCCGCCGCAGAACGCCTCGATCGTCCACCGCTCCAAGCACGAGTGGACCGACGACTCGTGGATGGAGGCGCGCAAGGAGCGCCGGCCCCACGCCGAGCCGCTGTCGGTGCTCGAGGTGCACCTCGGCTCCTGGCGGCGCGACCCGGCCAACCCCGAGGACCCGCTCTCCTACGACGACCTCGCCGAGCAGCTCGCCGACTACGCGACCGACCTGGGCTTCACCCACGTCGAGCTGCTGCCGGTGATGGTCCACCCGTTCAGCGGGTCGTGGGGCTACCAGGTGACCGGGCAGTTCGCGCCCGACGCACGCCACGGCGACCCCGATGGCTTCAAGCGCTTCGTCGACCGGATGCACCGCTCCGACATCGGCGTCCTGCTCGACTGGGTCCCGGCGCACTTCCCCAAGGACGACTGGGCGCTGGCGCGCTTCGACGGGACCAAGCTCTACGAGCACGACGACCCGCGCCGCGGCGAGCACCCCGACTGGGGCACGCTGATCTACAACCTCGCTCGCAACGAGGTGCGCAACTTCCTGCTCGCCTCGGGCCTGTTCTGGCCGCGCGAGTTCCACGCCGACGGCCTGCGCGTCGACGCGGTCGCGTCGATGCTCTACCTGGACTACTCGCGCCAGGCGGGCGAGTGGATCCCCAACGTCCACGGCGGGCGCGAGGACCTCGACTCGATCTCGTTCCTGCGCGAGCTCAACGAGGTGCTGCACGCGCGCGAGCCGGGCGTCATCTCGGCGGCCGAGGAGTCGACGGCGTGGCCGGGCGTCTCGCGGCCGACGTGGACCGGCGGCCTGGGCTTCGGCTTCAAGTGGAACATGGGCTGGATGCACGACACGCTCGCCTACTTCGAGCGTGACCCGATCCACCGCCGCTTCCACCACGGCGAGCTGACCTTCTCGCTGCACTACGCGTTCAGCGAGGAGTTCATCCTCCCGCTGTCCCACGACGAGTGCGTGCACGGCAAGGGCTCGCTGCTGCAGAAGATGCCGGGCGACCGCTGGCAGCAGCTGGCCAACCTGCGCACGCTCTACGCCTACCAGTGGGCGCATCCCGGCAAGCAGCTGCTGTTCATGGGCGGCGAGTTCGCCCAGGAGCGCGAGTGGTCGCACGAGCGCTCGCTGGACTGGCACCTGCTCGAGGACCCGGGCCACCGCGGCGTGCAGTCGCTCGTGCGCGACCTCAACGCGGTCTACCGCGAGCAGCCGGCGATGTGGCAGCGCGACGGCGATCCCGACGGCTTCTTCTGGATCGAGCCCAACGACGCCGAGACGTCGGTGCTCGCGTTCGGGCGCCGTGCGCAGGAGCCCGGCCGCGAGGTCGTCGTCGTCATGAACCTCACCCCGCTGCCGCGCGAGGGCTACCGCGTGGGCCTGCCCCACGGCGGGCGCTGGCGCGAGGTCCTCAACACCGACGCCGAGTGCT
- the treS gene encoding maltose alpha-D-glucosyltransferase, with the protein MTSLDDPGVRAMRAREQAAAAGETDSLGRHDQSTRLQETAAAASPEQWFERDPLWYKRAVFYEIHLRGFFDGNDDGSGDFLGLTEKLDYLQWLGVDCIWLLPFYPSPLRDGGYDIADFFGIHPDYGTLEDFAAFIQAAHQRGMRVIADLVMNHTSSDHPWFQEARSSPDSPKRDWYVWSDTVHKYEDARIIFIDTEPSNWTWDEEAGAYYWHRFFSHQPDLNYDNPEVVEAMLDVLRFWLDLGLDGFRLDAVPYLIERDGTNCENLEETHAILKKVRETVDREYPDRVLLAEANQWPEDVVEYFGDDDECQMAFHFPVMPRMFMSVRREDATPMYEILDRTPDIPRGCQWGLFLRNHDELTLEMVTDEERDYMYAEYAKDPRMKLNLGIRRRLAPLLENGRDEMELMTAILFSLPGSPVLYYGDEIAMGDNVYLGDRDGVRTPMQWTGDRNGGFSRADFAQLYAPPLMDPVYGFQAVNVEAQLRTPTSLLRWLHRFIALRKAHPVFGLGTYEPLRPENPRIFAHVRRYADDVVLCVHNMARSAQAVELDLSAFEGRHPVEMFGRTRFPRIGELPYLLTLAPRGFFWFLLTEDEETKA; encoded by the coding sequence GTGACGTCGCTCGACGACCCCGGCGTGCGCGCGATGCGCGCGCGAGAGCAGGCCGCCGCCGCCGGCGAGACCGACTCGCTCGGCCGCCACGACCAGTCCACCCGGCTGCAGGAGACCGCGGCGGCCGCGTCCCCCGAGCAGTGGTTCGAGCGCGACCCGCTCTGGTACAAGCGCGCGGTCTTCTACGAGATCCACCTGCGCGGGTTCTTCGACGGCAACGACGACGGCTCGGGCGACTTCCTCGGCCTCACCGAGAAGCTCGACTACCTGCAGTGGCTCGGCGTCGACTGCATCTGGCTGCTGCCGTTCTACCCCTCGCCCCTGCGCGACGGCGGCTACGACATCGCGGACTTCTTCGGGATCCACCCCGACTACGGGACCCTCGAGGACTTCGCGGCCTTCATCCAGGCCGCCCACCAGCGCGGCATGCGCGTCATCGCCGACCTGGTCATGAACCACACCTCCTCGGACCACCCGTGGTTCCAGGAGGCGCGCTCGTCGCCCGACTCGCCCAAGCGCGACTGGTACGTCTGGTCCGACACCGTCCACAAGTACGAGGACGCGCGGATCATCTTCATCGACACCGAGCCGTCGAACTGGACGTGGGACGAGGAGGCCGGCGCCTACTACTGGCACCGCTTCTTCAGCCACCAGCCCGACCTCAACTACGACAACCCCGAGGTCGTCGAGGCGATGCTCGACGTGCTGCGCTTCTGGCTGGACCTCGGCCTCGACGGCTTCCGCCTCGACGCCGTGCCGTACCTCATCGAGCGCGACGGCACGAACTGCGAGAACCTCGAGGAGACCCACGCGATCCTCAAGAAGGTCCGCGAGACCGTCGACCGCGAGTACCCCGACCGCGTGCTGCTCGCCGAGGCCAACCAGTGGCCCGAGGACGTCGTCGAGTACTTCGGCGACGACGACGAGTGCCAGATGGCGTTCCACTTCCCCGTGATGCCGCGGATGTTCATGTCCGTGCGCCGCGAGGACGCCACGCCGATGTACGAGATCCTCGACCGCACGCCCGACATCCCGAGGGGCTGCCAGTGGGGCCTGTTCCTGCGCAACCACGACGAGCTGACGCTCGAGATGGTCACCGACGAGGAGCGGGACTACATGTACGCGGAGTACGCCAAGGACCCGCGCATGAAGCTCAACCTCGGCATCCGCCGGCGGCTCGCGCCGCTGCTGGAGAACGGGCGCGACGAGATGGAGCTCATGACGGCGATCCTCTTCTCGCTGCCGGGCTCGCCGGTCCTCTACTACGGCGACGAGATCGCCATGGGCGACAACGTCTACCTCGGCGACCGCGACGGCGTGCGCACCCCGATGCAGTGGACGGGCGACCGCAACGGCGGCTTCTCGCGGGCGGACTTCGCGCAGCTCTACGCCCCGCCGCTGATGGACCCCGTCTACGGCTTCCAGGCGGTCAACGTCGAGGCGCAGCTGCGCACGCCGACCTCGCTGCTGCGCTGGCTGCACCGCTTCATCGCGCTGCGCAAGGCCCACCCGGTCTTCGGCCTGGGGACCTACGAGCCGCTGCGCCCGGAGAACCCGCGGATCTTCGCCCACGTGCGCCGCTACGCCGACGACGTCGTGCTCTGCGTCCACAACATGGCCCGCTCCGCCCAGGCGGTCGAGCTCGACCTCAGCGCCTTCGAGGGCCGCCACCCGGTCGAGATGTTCGGCCGCACGCGCTTCCCGCGCATCGGTGAGCTGCCCTACCTGCTGACGCTGGCCCCGCGCGGGTTCTTCTGGTTCCTGCTCACCGAGGACGAGGAGACGAAGGCGTGA
- a CDS encoding alpha-1,4-glucan--maltose-1-phosphate maltosyltransferase translates to MPAARRAQAPSRILLLEPTPRLDCGRYAPKRCVGDTVRVGCTIVADGHDVLRAVVKWRAPGAKKWAEAPLTLMDRAQGGDRWEGEFPVDACGRWSWSLEAWIDDLASWRHELDRKVAAGEPDLSSELSEGALLLEAAAVRAKGEDAKLIRAALELITDDSQPQALRCDAALGHELAEACDRHPARGAAAKLAAPLEVDVDRVRARFGSWYELFPRSWGGLRGTAEVVPQIAQLGFDVLYLPPIHPIGVTNRKGPNNTLTAGPDDPGSVYAIGDREHGGHEALHPDLGTWEDFDHLVKTCEEHGMDLALDLAIQCSPDHPWLEEHPEWFHRRPDGTLKYAENPPKKYQDIYNVNFQCEDWKGLWDALLEVVQGWVDRGVKVFRVDNPHTKPVAFWEWLIGAVRAEHPEVIFLSEAFTRAAMMRTLGKAGFGQSYTYFTWKTSRWELEQFVLEHAYDWADEVRPNFFTNTPDILHESLQHGGPPMFATRLVLAATLSPSYGIYSGFERFENVPVREGSEEYLDSEKYEVKERTLDGAPLLGLVRLLNDARRANPALQHLSNVEFLDTRTDGLIAYVKRHEGNTVIVVCCLDAHHVQEGEVWVPWHLDLPERFQVQDLLDGSRYDWGLGGNYVRLGPPDRQAHVLRVVTP, encoded by the coding sequence GTGCCCGCCGCCCGCCGCGCCCAAGCACCTTCGCGGATCCTCCTGCTCGAGCCGACGCCGCGTCTGGACTGCGGCCGCTACGCCCCCAAGCGCTGCGTCGGAGACACGGTCCGCGTCGGCTGCACCATCGTCGCCGACGGCCACGACGTCCTCCGGGCCGTGGTCAAGTGGCGGGCGCCCGGCGCCAAGAAGTGGGCCGAGGCGCCCCTGACGCTGATGGACCGCGCGCAGGGCGGCGACCGCTGGGAGGGCGAGTTCCCCGTCGACGCCTGCGGGCGCTGGAGCTGGAGCCTCGAGGCGTGGATCGACGACCTCGCCTCGTGGCGCCACGAGCTCGACCGCAAGGTCGCCGCCGGCGAGCCCGACCTCAGCTCCGAGCTCAGCGAGGGCGCCCTGCTGCTCGAGGCCGCCGCGGTCCGCGCCAAGGGCGAGGACGCCAAGCTCATCCGCGCCGCGCTCGAGCTCATCACCGACGACTCCCAGCCCCAGGCGCTGCGCTGCGACGCCGCCCTGGGCCACGAGCTCGCCGAGGCCTGCGACCGCCATCCGGCCCGCGGCGCCGCGGCGAAGCTCGCCGCGCCGCTCGAGGTCGACGTCGACCGCGTCCGCGCGCGCTTCGGCTCCTGGTACGAGCTCTTCCCGCGTTCCTGGGGCGGCCTGCGGGGCACGGCGGAGGTCGTCCCGCAGATCGCCCAGCTCGGCTTCGACGTCCTCTACCTCCCGCCGATCCACCCGATCGGCGTCACGAACCGCAAGGGCCCCAACAACACGCTGACCGCCGGCCCCGACGACCCCGGCTCGGTCTACGCGATCGGCGACCGCGAGCATGGCGGCCACGAGGCGCTGCACCCCGACCTGGGCACCTGGGAGGACTTCGACCACCTCGTCAAGACCTGCGAGGAGCACGGGATGGACCTCGCGCTCGACCTCGCGATCCAGTGCTCCCCCGACCACCCGTGGCTCGAGGAGCACCCCGAGTGGTTCCACCGCCGTCCCGACGGGACCCTGAAGTACGCGGAGAACCCGCCCAAGAAGTACCAGGACATCTACAACGTCAACTTCCAGTGCGAGGACTGGAAGGGGCTGTGGGACGCCCTGCTCGAGGTGGTGCAGGGCTGGGTCGACCGCGGCGTGAAGGTCTTCCGCGTCGACAACCCGCACACGAAGCCGGTCGCCTTCTGGGAGTGGCTCATCGGCGCCGTGCGCGCCGAGCACCCCGAGGTCATCTTCCTCAGCGAGGCGTTCACCCGCGCGGCGATGATGCGCACGCTGGGCAAGGCGGGCTTCGGCCAGTCCTACACGTACTTCACGTGGAAGACCTCGCGCTGGGAGCTCGAGCAGTTCGTGCTCGAGCACGCCTACGACTGGGCCGACGAGGTCCGCCCGAACTTCTTCACCAACACCCCGGACATCCTCCACGAGTCGCTGCAGCACGGCGGCCCGCCGATGTTCGCGACTCGGCTGGTCCTCGCCGCGACGCTCAGCCCCTCCTACGGCATCTACTCGGGCTTCGAGCGCTTCGAGAACGTGCCGGTGCGCGAGGGCAGCGAGGAGTACCTGGACTCCGAGAAGTACGAGGTCAAGGAGCGCACGCTCGACGGCGCGCCGCTGCTGGGGCTCGTGCGGCTGCTCAACGACGCGCGCCGCGCCAACCCCGCGCTCCAGCACCTCTCCAACGTCGAGTTCCTCGACACGCGCACCGACGGCCTCATCGCGTACGTCAAGCGCCACGAGGGCAACACGGTCATCGTGGTCTGCTGCCTCGACGCCCACCACGTCCAGGAGGGCGAGGTGTGGGTGCCCTGGCACCTGGACCTGCCCGAGCGCTTCCAGGTCCAGGACCTCCTCGACGGCAGCCGCTACGACTGGGGCCTCGGGGGCAACTACGTCCGTCTCGGGCCGCCCGACCGGCAGGCCCACGTCCTCCGGGTGGTGACCCCGTGA
- a CDS encoding 4-alpha-glucanotransferase, whose translation MKLTRTAGTQLHLTSLPDGRLGPSAYAFVDWLQEAGQSYWQMLPLGPPDRHGSPYKAASAFAAWKGLLAEPDAPVDPEERDAFLERHAYWASSLSRAMLDDQVRFDREWAALRAYAKERGVRLIGDVPIYVAPGSIDQKAWPELFRDGLVAGAPPDAYSDKGQHWGNPIYDWPALQRRGYRWWTERFRRTFELFDVARVDHFRGFVAYWGIPADAKDARSGTWKRGPGAAPFRAAARELGELALIAEDLGEITEPVVRLRRELGLPGMVVLQFGFDPDDPHGPHRPENHREDVVAYTGTHDSDTLMGWWSSLEEPRREEARAAMREAGTEDDELPWGLVRMWFGSVCPLVMTQVQDVLGLGSEARMNLPGTTGRSWRWRLEPGQLTAQTAQRLRAVTEEAGRLP comes from the coding sequence GTGAAGCTCACTCGAACCGCTGGGACCCAGCTGCACCTCACCTCGCTGCCCGACGGGCGCCTTGGCCCGTCGGCCTACGCGTTCGTCGACTGGCTGCAGGAGGCGGGGCAGTCCTACTGGCAGATGCTGCCGCTCGGGCCGCCCGACCGGCACGGCTCGCCGTACAAGGCGGCCTCGGCCTTCGCGGCGTGGAAGGGGCTGCTCGCCGAGCCCGACGCTCCCGTGGACCCCGAGGAGCGCGACGCCTTCCTCGAGCGCCACGCCTACTGGGCGTCGTCGCTGTCGCGGGCGATGCTCGACGACCAGGTGCGCTTCGACCGCGAGTGGGCGGCGCTGCGCGCGTACGCGAAGGAGCGCGGCGTGCGGCTCATCGGCGACGTGCCGATCTACGTCGCCCCGGGGTCGATCGACCAGAAGGCCTGGCCCGAGCTCTTCCGCGACGGGCTCGTCGCCGGCGCGCCGCCCGACGCCTACAGCGACAAGGGCCAGCACTGGGGCAACCCGATCTACGACTGGCCGGCGCTCCAGCGCCGCGGCTACCGGTGGTGGACCGAGCGCTTCCGCCGGACCTTCGAGCTCTTCGACGTCGCGCGGGTCGACCACTTCCGCGGGTTCGTCGCCTACTGGGGCATCCCCGCCGACGCCAAGGACGCGCGGTCGGGCACGTGGAAGCGCGGCCCGGGGGCGGCGCCGTTCCGCGCGGCGGCCCGCGAGCTCGGCGAGCTGGCGCTCATCGCGGAGGACCTCGGCGAGATCACCGAGCCCGTCGTCCGGCTGCGGCGCGAGCTCGGGCTCCCGGGGATGGTCGTCCTGCAGTTCGGCTTCGACCCCGACGACCCGCACGGGCCGCACCGGCCCGAGAACCACCGCGAGGACGTCGTCGCCTACACCGGCACGCACGACAGCGACACCCTGATGGGCTGGTGGTCGTCGCTGGAGGAGCCCCGCCGCGAGGAGGCGCGGGCGGCGATGCGCGAGGCCGGCACGGAGGACGACGAGCTGCCGTGGGGCCTCGTGCGGATGTGGTTCGGCTCGGTGTGCCCGCTGGTGATGACGCAGGTGCAGGACGTCCTCGGGCTCGGGTCGGAGGCGCGGATGAACCTCCCGGGGACCACGGGGAGGTCGTGGAGGTGGCGCCTGGAGCCGGGGCAGCTGACGGCGCAGACGGCGCAGCGGCTGCGGGCGGTGACCGAGGAGGCGGGCCGCCTGCCGTGA
- a CDS encoding GDSL-type esterase/lipase family protein, with translation MTVLGLGDSITEGPGDSTLGVLPRPWSHWLALALDAPFHGLARPGATAPEVVRDLLPRAARRRYGVACIGVGTNDVRAADFSLSRCAAAIAALLDGVDAERVCVATIPVDLGRPRAGGKVALLNAEVRRLAAERGAAVVALDDLRGWRLVMPDAVHPTALGQVEVADRAAAALGLDVRPSSLVDPHRSGRAALRYAVTRHAPMLGRELRRRAVESRTWRAPGRDRT, from the coding sequence GTGACGGTCCTCGGGCTCGGGGACTCGATCACCGAGGGGCCGGGGGACAGCACGCTGGGCGTGCTGCCGCGGCCGTGGTCGCACTGGCTGGCGCTGGCGCTCGACGCGCCGTTCCACGGGCTGGCGCGGCCGGGCGCGACCGCGCCGGAGGTCGTCCGCGACCTGCTGCCGCGAGCGGCCCGCCGGCGCTACGGGGTGGCCTGCATCGGCGTGGGGACCAACGACGTGCGGGCGGCCGACTTCTCGCTGTCGCGGTGCGCGGCGGCGATCGCGGCGCTGCTCGACGGCGTCGACGCCGAGCGGGTCTGCGTGGCGACGATCCCGGTCGACCTCGGCCGGCCCCGGGCGGGCGGGAAGGTCGCGCTGCTCAACGCGGAGGTCCGGCGGCTGGCGGCCGAGCGGGGCGCCGCCGTCGTGGCGCTCGACGACCTGCGCGGGTGGCGGCTCGTGATGCCCGACGCGGTCCACCCCACGGCGCTGGGCCAGGTCGAGGTGGCCGACCGGGCGGCCGCGGCGCTCGGGCTCGACGTGCGGCCGTCGTCGCTGGTGGACCCGCATCGCTCGGGGCGCGCGGCGCTGCGCTACGCGGTCACCCGCCATGCGCCGATGCTCGGGCGCGAGCTGCGCCGGCGGGCGGTCGAGTCCCGGACCTGGCGCGCGCCCGGCCGGGACCGGACCTGA
- a CDS encoding ATP-binding protein — translation MARLGVCGDRADDVALLVSEVVTNAVRHGGARDEDHVTVELTSEDHRLRIRVLDGGGGLPAQRRPGSDGGFGLHLVEALADDWGAAPGEVWFVLAV, via the coding sequence GTGGCGCGGCTCGGGGTCTGCGGCGACCGCGCCGACGACGTCGCGCTGCTGGTGAGCGAGGTCGTCACGAACGCCGTGCGCCACGGCGGCGCCCGCGACGAGGACCACGTCACCGTCGAGCTGACCAGCGAGGACCACCGCCTGCGCATCCGCGTCCTCGACGGCGGTGGCGGGCTGCCGGCGCAGCGCCGGCCGGGGTCCGACGGCGGCTTCGGCCTGCACCTGGTCGAGGCCCTCGCGGACGACTGGGGCGCGGCGCCCGGCGAGGTCTGGTTCGTCCTGGCGGTCTGA